A segment of the Aptenodytes patagonicus chromosome 3, bAptPat1.pri.cur, whole genome shotgun sequence genome:
AGTGTAATTTCCAAATGTTGTTCCTTCATGAGGGGTTATTAATTGGTACATGTCTGAAttactaatattttcttcttttattaagGAATGGTGTCCTCCGGCTGCAAAGAATGCCCAAAAATGGGCCAATCAATGTACTTTAAGTCACAGTCCTGCTAACGTACGGAGAACCAGTAAGTGAAGCATGAGTGCTAACTGAATAATGTCAATCATGTTATTGATGTGAccagtttggtttttgtttgtgggttgttttgttttttggttttttgagatGTCATTTATATTCAATGTTATTTTGTTTGTGCATGGGGCAAAGGCAAAATTCTACATATAAACCTGCCCAGTAAGTGAGAATCTCATCCCAATTGCATCAGTTTTACATAGGTATATCCCATTTTCTTCAGTAGGTGAAAAAAATCATAGTGAGAAAGCATATTCTGTCAAAATATCCATCAGAAAGAAGAGAATCTAGACCCAGTTTACTGCAAAAACCAGCTTGCATGTGCTGGATGAAACTGTCTGGGAAGGAAGGTGCAAAGGGTGAAGGTCCAAAACCGGCTGGTGGTGCTAAGCATAATTTCTAAGACAAGACTCATAGTTTTTAAATCCCCTGGCAACTTGCAACCTGTAACTATCTTGGAGGCTCATATAAACACTTCAGTCATTGGCTATTGAAGTTACAGCTATACTATGTTAACGATAGCCGTGATCAGTGCCCAATGTGGTGTTGACAGACTTCTGTCTATACTGTGTGTAAGATGTGGACTGTCCTTCAGTCCCCATACTTTTTGCCTAAAAACCAAATCCTCTGGTTCTTGCTAAGGTGAATTCCAGATGAGAACTAATGCGTACGCAGTAAGGTTGGACCTGAATAAAAACAGTAGGTGAAAACAGTGTAGACACCTTCTTGTGCACCAGAAGTAAGCTTTGAATTATTGGGATCTTCCCAAGATTACTGAGCTGTGACCTGAATAATGACTAGGTTGCTAACTTTCTAATAGCAGAATTACAGTCATGAATCTGTGGTGCACACGTGCAGGTGTATCTACAGACATGCATAAGGTCTGTCAACAAGCAAACTACCAGCCAAACAGGCTGGCCATGCTGCATACTGGTCAAGTGACAACTTCAGTATTGACAAAGGGTGATGtcactgaactggaaaaaaaacccaccttgctGTCCCACCTGGGATGAGAACTTCCATGGAAATCATACCaccttttgctgtctttttctcaCACGTGTCTCTTTTATGCATTTCTCAGtacctttcttttttcagctgtacAATGTGGTGAAAATCTCTTCATGTCATCCGCCCCTTTCTCATGGTCAGATGTTATTCAGGCCTGGTACAATGAGGAGAAAGATTTCAAATACGGAACTGGAGCAAAAACAGAAGGTGCTGTGATTGGCCATTACACTCAGGTAGATgcgatttttttatatttcaggctgaataaataaatatctatATGTTAGCTAAGCAACTTTTACCCTCTCATTATCTTTAAAGAGAATAAGTACAATGGAGACATGAGAGTTATTCTGACAAAACAAGATGAAAGCTTTCAAAgtaacagaattaaaattaaaataataggcTAAGTGTCTTCATGGAGTAAAGAGTAAAGATACTGGTATTTCAAAACTTCAGAAAGAAGCAAAGGGAAGAaacttatttgtttgtttaacacCTGAAAATTGCTCAGACACTGGAAGAATAGGGTTATTAAAGTATCAGGAAGGAAATATAAATAAGTTTGTTATAGTCTACAGAGTTTCATTGACTCAGAGAGTTTCCAGTTGGACAATGGTTTATGATAACCTCCTCTCTTTGCCTGCACGAAACACGGGATACAAAATTTTACATCATGATTCCTACATCTTCTCCAACAGTTTCAACTGAATGAAAACATGTATAATTGAGATAGTTTAACtcaaatattttgtatatatgtgtgaTAAATTATTATCATTGTATCCTAAATGTTCTTTGGTTCAAGGGTGAAAGCagggaaaaacaatgttttttcaGCAAGGTGAaacttatattttattataaaggGTAAATAAAGTGACTTAACTTGGTTGCAAATGTTTCTGTAATGCATATTGTACTTAAATGattttcaaatgtatatttttcattctcccattatttttattcttatacCTATAGATGGTTTGGCACAATTCTTATCAAATTGGATGTGCTGTCGCTTTCTGCCCCAACAgtaaatacaaatacttttatGTCTGCCAGTACTGCCCCACGTACGTATTGATTCTGATTCTGGAAGTTCTTATTACATGATCAAAATTAGTCGAGAGATGGTGAAATTTGTAATAGGGCACATCAGCCATAGCGGAGGAACAGGTTTGAGGAGTGTATTAGGAATATGAAAAGACAAATACTCATCAAAAGAATTGTCAAACAAGGAAAAGCACAAAACACATAAAAGTGTAATAATCAGTAACACTGATTTTCAGATTAAATTTCATTTGCCTAAAAATCCTAATTTTCATAATAGTAaatcacaaataaatatttttcacattctaCTTGAAATCTTGCTTCATGGTCttccccacgggctgcaggggaatctctgctccggtgcctggagcacctcctccccctccttcttccctgaccttggtgtctgcagagttgttcctctcacatattctcactcctctcttctggttgctgttgcacagcagtttttaccctttcttaaatatgttatcccagaggtgctaccgctgtcgctgattggctcagctttgagCAGCAGTGGCATTGGCTCTGTCTGAAATcagggcagcttctggtgtcttctcacagaagccacccctgcaaattccacccccccaccgccccacTACTGAAACCTTTCCAGATAAACCcaacacatatataaaaattggTTGACATATAACCAAAGACTGAGTGTAAATTTACATATGTATGCATCCATATAATTAAGTTTTATTCTCAGATATGTTATAGTAACTTTATAGCTTATGTTGGTGATGTTGATGTTTCAGGGGGAATCTACAGAGTTCAATTCAGACACCCTACAAAAAAGGAGAACCCTGTGGTGATTGCCCTAATGCTTGTGAGAACGGATTATGCAGTAAGTTTTAAGCATTTTATTTGTGACTCGGGTAAAggtgatgctttaaaaaaatcccaattaaTTTATGCAAATGGAAAGTTTTTGAAATTATTCGTTCAAATACCAGGCCAAAAGTACTCTTGCAGAACCACGCTTCAGCATGGTAGGTGCTTTACCTACATGGGACGACTTGTGGAGTGAAACCAAAGAAGGAGTCTATGATAAGGGTGGGAAAATGTTAGACAGCAGTTGGTGTACATTGGGATGCAGATACCCTCCACGTCATGGATCAAGATATTCATGTGGCCTAGATACCTTCATTAAAGATGACAATGTCTGGGTCTCCATATGGAAACTCTCATGAATACTTTCTAGCGTAAGAAGATGCATTGACTGCAGTGAGGTCAAAAATATGTTTATACCAATGGTAGCACAGAAATCTCAGCTCCAGATTTCCAGCTGCAGTTTATATTCTTTTCCATACCCAGGAGAGGCAATTCTCACCCTTGAATCTAGGAAATGCCAGGGAAGGAGGGgacttctttatctttttttcttcttcttcctttgagCAATGGTGGCCGATCAGGTAGGAGTAACAACACACTTGATAAGAGCAAGTAGCAAATGTGAGTTTTAAGAAttctaacagaaaataaaaacatgtggGCTGAGTCTCATAATGCAAGACTTAACTTCAAGTCTAACTTCTGCTACATGATTAACCTAATTCTCATTGTGAGCTGTAGTATAAAGGAAGAAAGCTTCAAAACACCTTGCAAGTTCAGTGAGAAACCTCCTTGAAAGAGCTAAGGATTTTGTATGTGTGGTCAAAGGTTTTGTATGCTGCTGTGGAGTAAATGGCAACAAAGAGGAAACaattacagagaaaagaaatattgatgaaaaattattccaaaaGGAAATGCTGCAGGTTCTCATTTCCCACTTATGATTAATTTTGTGTTTCAATTCATTTTCAGCCAAGCTTTGAAAGTTTGAAGATGTTTATTCCAGCTGCCTTGGCGAAGTCTCCTGGATGTACCCATAGCTTCCTCAAGTTCACTGCCCTGCTTCCTGCCAGcgcaaaactgaaataaaataacaggctcattttttcccttcctggacATCCATCTCCTTAGTGACTTCTTTCAGAAAACCAGATTCCATCCTGCCTCTCCCACGTATGCAGAAGGAGTAACTTCAGCCCAGTGACTCACACGAGAAAAAGCTGTAGGAGGATGTACGTATTCTATTTGTATAATGGTCTAGAACATAGCGGAGACCTTAATTGAAATTTGGCATTTGGGTACCAGATATATTTAATGGTTAGCTTTTCACATCTCTCTTTCCCCAAAATTTTATCTAAGGAGCATTGTTTAAAGTTCTGTGGTTCCATGTGTTTCATATGTTCTTAGTATAGATGGATAGTCCTTGGTCATGCAACTAGTCTTAACTTGATCAACATTTTGAACTATTGGACTGTTAACAGGACCAGAAAATAAACAGGATAACCTGAAATATGTAGTTCTCAAAAGGAATTAGGAAAGCAGCGCAGCTTCCACTAGAATTGTTCTGATTTAGAATCTGTATCTTTTGCTGACATACATTCTACTGCAAAATGCTCAGTTGTatctaaaagttaaaaaaaaaaaaaagtgtatttcatcTAAATTAGTGATTCTGCTTATAGTATATGATTGCACTTATCATAAATACATGAAACGAAACCTGCCCTCTAATGGAAAAGAACTGTCTGAGAAAAGGGCTTAATTCACAAAAATAGATAGCCAAGGGGAAAGGTCCCTGCATTTGGAAAGTTTGCTTTTAATAAGAAGTAAGGGTgtcttccaagatttttttttttaatatctgcttTTGCTGTATCAATCATTAAATTACTCATTCTTCACTGAGCAATTCATtgtaattttccttctttcttattACCGTGAAATACAGTTCATTTAACTTCCACCAACTTTGTGACTTTACCAGCATTAGGTCTTGAAGGGAGCTTGATTCTTTAGCAGCATAAGCAGAAACAGTTCATGTGAGAAACTGAAGATTTCCTCGGCAAAAACAGAAGTCAGGCAAACAACTTTCCTTCAGACCCTCTTTCAGGGAGAATGACCGTTAGCACAAATAACATGTAATACTCACTTCTGTGACCGTTGGGAAGCAAGTGCTCTTCTGTGTAGTCACAAGTGGgactaaatattattttagtcTCACCTTACAATGGTTTCACATTCCAGTCCTCTTTTAGTAAGGAAGCTGCTGTCGTAATTAAGTTTACAAGTCTTTGGCACACAATAATTTCAGCACACACTTCTGACTTACTCATTTCAGTGGCAATTTCAGCACACATTTCTGACTCATTCATTTTGGTGACATTTCTTCTTGTATGAAAGATCAGCATTAAGTTAAAAGCCTGGTTTCACAATTCAAAGtgaattgtttgggttgggttttttctcattCATTGCCACCACTTTTTCCCTCCATGATATACTGCCCTCTCATTTGGGTACATCTCTACTAGTAAATTAAGCAATGCCAGGACATAGATGTGAGTGCTGGAACATGACTTACTGCGCTCTTAAATAATTAGCACAGGTCCAAGTAAGAATGATGATAATGCAATAGCTAATCCAGTGTTGTTATCATTAAGGAAATGGGTAGAcccgtgttgtggtttaacctcagttggcaactaagcaccacagagccgctcgctcgctccctctggtgggatgggggagagaattggatggggaaaagtgagaaaactcatgggttgagataaagacagtttaataagtaaagcaaaagccatgcacacaagcaaagcaaaacaaggaatccattcactgcttcccatgggcaggcaggtgttcagccatctccaggaaagcagggctccatcacgcgtaacggttacttgggaagacaaacgccatcactctgaatgtcccccccttcctccttcttcccccagctttatatgctgagcatgacgtcccatggtgtgcaatatccttttggccagttggggtcagctgtcctggctgtgccccctcccagcttcttgtgcacctccagcctgctcagtcggtagagcatgggaagctgaaaagtcctcgactagtgtaagcactacttagcaacaactaaaacatcggtgcgttatcaactttgttctcatgctaaatccaaaccacagcactgtaccagctactaggaaggaaattaactctatccctgccgaaaccaggacaacctgttACCCCCCACTCCTAAAAAAGTCCATTTACTATGAGTAATGGGTCTAGAAATCTATTCCCTTCCATTGTAACCCATACCACAAGAACTGATTTCTCAGTCACTGACAAGAGGAAAGGAGTAGTGTAATGAAGTAAAAATCAGCCCTCATACATCTCACCCatgaggacccagggaactaaaGGTCAATAAGCCTAATTTAGATATCCAGGAAGATAACGGAGCAAATTGTTTACCAGTCATTTTGTAATCAGTAGAGTATAAAATACCAACGTGGATTCGTCACGAGCTGATCTTGCCAAACCAAACTTTCGTCAGTGAGCAATTCGGACGAGTGGATGTTGTTTTGGCTTTGGTAGCATGTTTGACAAAGCCACAAAAGACATTTGCAAACTAGGGAGATGCAGTTCAGATGAAAGTAAGAAGACACAGCACATACATGCTGTTGAACACACATATCCGTGATGCTCCTGTGCAGGGGGCAGAGATGGAGGCCTCTGGCAATGTGGTAAGGTGTCTGCGCAGACGGACAGTACCCACATGCAGATCTAATTGCACAGTTCTCTCATGTGATGTCTATGACCTTCCCCAGCCACAAGTCGCAATCATAGTTGAAGACAGCTTTTGCCAATAAGGAAAACCTTCACTGAATGCTTTTTCTTGGTTAAAAGAAAATTCCCATTTGGAAATTCCCACATTCCCATTTGCCACAAGCACATTTAGGGCATTCTTTTGGACAAAAACAAGTCCTAAGTTCCCAGACTACTTCCAACAAACATTAAGAGCCAATGCTGTTCTAAGAAATATGCCAGAATTTTAATCCATTACAGTTTAGTATAAAATGAATAACTGGTACTTAGGAGAGGTAAGATCTGGAGAGGTAATAAAAAATGGATAGATCGATGGTGGTATAAACAACCCTTGGAGCAAGAAATGCAAGAtgtcctgtgctgtgctgcagacaCTAATCTGCTCCTGTTTGCTACAAggaattttatgttctttttctctccaaagaGATATACCTTTGATGGGTGAAGTACAGAATGTTTTCCTCACCTATCCCAAATAGCATTTAATTTAGTGCTTACGGTACCTTCCTCATAAACATTGGCTTTGCTGCAGACCGGCATTGTATCAGGTCTCCTGTTCCCCTGACACATTCTCTCACTACAAAGCAAATTGGTAAAAAGTAGACCTCCACCAAcacctttttttcatttaagcataTTTTGGAAGGAAGATGGCTATAAGCATCTTTATGTGGGGTCCAGCTACTGTTTTTTTCTTGGGCATGAGAAAGGTTTAGTGACTGTCTCTGGTACCAAATGGTCATGTTGCAACCAGGCAGTGCTGGTAAAAGACTTAAAAGCCATTATAACAGGTATTTCATAGTGTATTGCAAGGCAGTGTGCCTTGTCCCTGATAGTCCCCTGTGGTCACTGGGGTCCCCACATCAGATCATGCATTCCTCCTAGCACATCCTATTCCTGGCTCAGTTCACCATTCAAGGTGAAACCCTTGAAACATTTCCTACCTTTACCAAGGATCCAGAGCAGACAAGGAGCTGTCATGGGAGGCCCCACGGAAAGGGGTCATTTCCCATTCCTCCTTCTCACCTACTTCTGATGGAGCTCCCTGCAGACAGCTGGCTGCTCTAGGGCAGTGACTGAATTATGTCCCATATCATGGGCCCCTGGTTCACTGTGGAAAAGTACACagtttagaatagaatagaatagaatagaataaattcagtcagaagggacctacaacgatcatctagtccaactgcctgaccacaaATTAGTTTAGAACTAGTTCCTCTCTAAACTGCAACAATTCTCTCACTGGTGCAATGCTGTAACAAGAACAGCGAAACTTTATGACCTGCACAGTTCAGCTAAGGCAGTATCCTGTCTCTCGTCATTACAAAAATAATGTCCTTTAATGGCAGGTAGGAAAATCCTGTGGCAGGCAGAACTGAGTTTTCTCTTTCCCCAGGTTTGCTATCCGACAGTCGTGACATCCTTTTAGCGCTGAAACAGAAACTttaatgttattttgaaaatgtatcatCATTAGTTACAAAACTTCTGGATATTCCTAGAACGTATGCAGCCTTCTCAAAGCTGTAAGACGGATGTATTTTACACCCTTCTCATGCTGTAGGCCTTGATTCACTTATTTCTCAGAATTTGAAGAAATGTTCTTAAAACCTGCAAAGCAAAAACATGCAGTACACTTTTAAATGTGTGCCTAGAGCCTTGACTGATTCGACACTTTAAAGTGTTACAACAATGTTTCAAGGGTGAGGATGGAAAAATGGTGAAGTCTTGTTACGTGCGGTGGGTTTGAAAAATCCCGCCTGAAACTGTGGGTTGCCTCTAACTTAGAGTCTCTCCTGGCTGCACGATGCAACAGCTCTTTCCCAAAATTCACGAAAAAGATATTGTACGTGCTTTAGAGTAACATTTCTTCTCGGTAGAAAGGGAGTTGAATGAAACAAAGTGTGCGTCCATCTGAACAAAATAACTGCAAGAAGGATCGCTAGTTTTTAAATAACACCCTCATCACAGAGCTAACTTTCCTTAAGCCAAGAATGCTTTGCATTCGTTGGCACGTGGCGGGACAGTACTGTTTAACAATGCATCTGTGCATCCAACAGGCCTTCTGAGAGAAGCAAATTTTAAGTAAATGGCAATGCATTCCAAAGATTGGCGAGACCTATTATAACTTCCAAATTGTATATGGTGTAatcaacagcaggagaaaaatgacCCCATGTTGTCTCTTTTCAAGACTATTTTCACatgaacaggctttttttttttttttacttcattttgcttgtacctttt
Coding sequences within it:
- the LOC143157704 gene encoding cysteine-rich venom protein TEL1-like; the encoded protein is MCSSIWSLFEFYNTCDAESPGPIRKQKSYKSPSGEELWSLPQPAEEGRKKLLIVLETKEMILPVVFMCLAAVLPPSTGEEPEGFDALSTSKAGQQKLIVDRHNTLRRGVKPTASNMLKMEWCPPAAKNAQKWANQCTLSHSPANVRRTTVQCGENLFMSSAPFSWSDVIQAWYNEEKDFKYGTGAKTEGAVIGHYTQMVWHNSYQIGCAVAFCPNSKYKYFYVCQYCPTGNLQSSIQTPYKKGEPCGDCPNACENGLCTKL